The following nucleotide sequence is from Vitis vinifera cultivar Pinot Noir 40024 chromosome 14, ASM3070453v1.
ATCCAGGAGTTAGAACCAGCTCCTAGTATCGAGATCACTAGTAGTTTTGAATCTCATCTGGAAATGAATTCTAGTTCTAATGATGGTAATCTGCCCATTGCTATTCAAAAAGGCGCCAGAAAAGGCACTCAATTTCCTTTATATCCTTTGTCCTATTTTGTGCCCTATGATAAATTGTCACACACCCAAGACCTTTCTTACTTTCCTAAATAGTATAACCATTCTAAGAAATTTATTCAAGGGATTAGATCATTAGGAGTGGAAAAATGATGTGAGAGTGGAGATGGAGGCCCTTGAAAAGAACAAGACATGGAAGTTAGTACAAATGCTAAAAGGAAGAGTCTAACTGGgtgtaaatggatttttatgGTAAAGTACAAAGCTGATGAACCCTAGAAAGATACAAAGTTAGGTCGGTGGCAAAGGGATATACTTAGACCTATGGGATTGACTATATTGAGACTTTTACTCCAGTTGCGAAGATGAATATAATAAGAAGACTTCTGTCATTGGATGCACATCATGAGTGGAATTTACACCAGTTTGATGTTAAAAACACCTTTCTACATGGTGATCTTGATGAAGAAATTTACATGGAAGTCCCTCCCGATTTTGAATCACactcaaaaggaaaaatgacaaGTAAGCTCAAAAAggcattgtatgggttgaaacaatctcctagaACTTGGTTTGGGAGATGTGTGAAAGCTATGATAGGGTACATACAAAGCCAAGGAGATCACATATTGTTTGTTAAACATTCTACCTTGGGGAGCCAAGATCCTAttagtgtatgttgatgatattgtagTAACAGGAGATGATTTAGAAGGAAGAGAAGCCCTAAGAAAATGTTTAGTAAAGGAATTTAAGATAAAAGAGCTTGGAAAATTGAAGTACTTTCAGGGTATTGAAGTTGCTCACTTTCATTAAGGAATTTTTATATCACAACAAAAGTATGTGTTAGATCTGTTGAAAGAGAAATAAAACAAGGTGTAGACCAACAGAACCACCCATTGAACAGAATAATAGACTCAGAGAGGCTCATAGAGACACTGTCATGGACAGGGGCATGTATGAAAGGCTCATTGGGAGACTAATTTTTCTCCTGCATACCAGGTCGGACATAATATATGTAGTCAACATTGTCAGCCAATTTATGCACAATCCCAAAGAAATCTTCAAGCAATGTATCAAATTTTACTACACTTGAAGGGAGCACCAGGAAAAGGGATATTGTTCAAAAAGGGAGAGAGGTTAATGCTTGAAGCATACACTAATGACGACTATGTAGGGTCTCTACTTAATAGGAGATCCACATTTGGTTATTAGATAATCTTTAGAGGGAATCTTGTAACATGGAGAAGATGCAGAATGTAATCACTCGATCAACTGTAGAGGATGAATTTAGAGCAATGGAACTAGGGGTTTGTGAGCTTTTATGGCTCCAAATAATTTTGGAAGATCCGAAAATTAAGTGGGAAGGACCTATGAGactctattgtgacaacaaatCAACAATTAATATTGCCCATAATCCAGTGCAACACAATTGTACCAAGCACATACacttcataaaagaaaaactggATGGTGGATTGATTTGCACTCTTTTTATATCCACTAGAGGACAACTTGCATATATGCTAACCAAAGGTTTAAACAGTGCTATTTTTCAAACTATCATTGGCAAGATGGGAATCACCATATTGAGGGGGAATGTGAGAGAACCTAATTTCACATAATACGAGATTGCGGgtaattgtaaatattgttaACCTAAATTAGACCATTTTGGTGGTTAAGTAATCCCTAATTTTTAGGGATTTAAATTAGGATAGAATCAATCCCTGAATTATAGAGATTTAATATTCTAGATAGGTTAGAATTTGCTCCTATTTTTCTAGCCCGGAATAGTGCACCTGCAAACTACTAAATGTACTACTATATATCACCTAGGGTTGGAACACTTCGGATGAATGAAAATTTCTGATTTCTTCACAAATACAATAGGAATACGGTGCATAAGAATTTGTGCTCCAGCTTTGAGGCCAGATGCAATTGTTCCTTCAACTTATCCACATTAAACTGATGTCTAAAGACACTAAATCTCAAGACAGGctggaaaaggagaaaaaaaagattaGTGAGTACTTGAAAATGACAATTCCCTACAATTTTCTAAACAGTTTTATACAGGTATAGAGTTTCAAGCCAAAAtggagggaaaaataaaaaataaaaaagaattttttgtgAGGAGTGTAAATTATTTACTGAGAGAATCTCACTTGAAGCAGCAACGAAAGCAAGAAGGACACTCTCATCCAGTACAAAATTTTGCAGATCAGTCTCGACGAGTAAGGATGAGAACTTTCCTGTTAATTAAACCACTGAAAGCAATTAGGGTATGAAAGTGAATTTCAGCTGGTGAAAATTAAAATCCGCAGGAAAGTTCCAACAAATAGGAATCACCAGGATAGCTTTCAGACCAATAGGTGGAGCCAGTTGATGGAGCCAACATTGTGAATACTACATTTCTGGGTTTCAATGCTGAGATACAAGTGTATTCACCAGTGACATGGCTAATCTTTTCCTCCATCTCTGTCTGAGAGATATAAACTGCATAGCCAGAGCAATCAAGAAGTGGACTAACTTGAACCACAGAATCTAGTACAGCTGctcttgggaatttttttaaactccCAGTTGGTGAAAATGAATATAGAAACCCATCCAAAGAACCAATAGATATCCAGCCTGTCatagcaaaaagaaaaagaaataattgagCATGTTCATTATGTTCCACAACAGTACCAAATTAATCACCAGAGTCTCATTCACCACACAACTCAAATATAGCAAGTATAGTTCAACAAACCTTTATTTAGTCTTAATTGTTAAATATAGTTACAAATAGTTTCATATACTAACATGTTGCTTGAACCCCTCCATCTACCCCAAACAAGCACTCTTCTAATCCCATTTTCCCAACTTAGTTCAAAAATTCCTATCGAGCTTTGTCatgtacacacacacacacacacatgtataGTTCCCAAGTTCTCATTCATCACAAGTtatcaattcaaaatttccaTGAGAAGCCATCAAATTAATCTATAGTTCAAGACATGCATGGAACATTTATTTACCATTTGAATCAACAACTGGTGCACATTCTGTTGTACTTAATGGTCCAGTATTCCTCTGCCACAGAATGTTTCCGGTAGTAACATCTAGTGCCAACACAAGCACTCTAACTGGTACAGTAACATACAGACAGCCATTGTTTCCAGGGGTGATGGTGAAAACTTTGTCAAATGAACTAAAATCCTGGATCCATTTAAATTGAGGGCTACGAACTGACAATGAATATATTTCTCCTTCTGTATTTGACATCTGCAGAGGTAAAGCATAGATACAAGTTCATgtatataaaaagagaaaatagtcCTAGAAGCATGATCAGTTGTACACAACCAAACGGACTACAAAACAGCTTGTAGTCAACCACTTTTAAAACTTTAACATTCAACTATGTAAATGAACTCATGAAAAAGGAACGGACTTTACCAAGGAAATCTATACTGAGGTGATGTGAAATTATGCTGATTTTAAGGTAGTGATTTTTCCAGAGAACCTCCAAACCAACACCTTTTTGTCATCAAAAGaccttagaaaattatttcccTTGCCCAcatcatcatcaaaactttTGCCATGCAGAAGAATTTGACAGCGTAGAATGACTCTAAACAGTTATAGACCCAAAattggaaaaatggaagaaacagAACAGAGATGTGTGGACCTTACATATATACTAGCCTCACATCGATCAATCACTGggattgaagaaaaataacagTCTTTAACATTCTGCTTACAACCTTGACGGTAGCCAAATCGATAAAGCACAGGTCCAGCACTCCAGCGCAGATGTCCATCTAAACTGTATGCAAAGAGTCCTCGGTTTTTAACATTAATAAATACAGACGAACTTGACGTGCTCACTGAGAGCCCTATAATTTCACCTGATACCTCTTGACCTGGTTCTGGACCAAAGAACACTTCTGCAGCAGATTCAGTTGTTCCAATATTTGAAGGATTGATTTTCATTACTCTGTTTTCTGCAACCAAATATATCTGCCAATAATAGGGTTGCAAGAATCAATAACCAAAGAGAGTTGCAGAAGAGATTATGGAAAGCATATGATGGGTTCATATTGGGATGAAAGATATTAATAAGGAGACAAACTTTTCGCTCCATATGAGCTGGGCTTTCATAGAGCTATTCACCAGATATTGAACCTTAAGGCAAAATTACAGAGAACAAGCATGTGAGAAAAAAATGGCATATTGATGTATCTCTATCATGTATCAAGTTCAGGCTGCTCTTAACTCTTTAAGCCAAAATTTTCTCTCATTACAtgatattattactattatagGACAAAGGAAAATCTATAATTATTCTTAACCTGACATGGCTAGGGAAAGAAAGGTTCAGTTGTTTCCATGACTCTACCATCCACTCAATTCTGTTCCACGTAATCCTTATTTCACGACCAAATATCTTTCCTTCTAAGGAATAGGAGATCCTTCTGCTCTTAGGTGAGTCCAATTTTCATCCGCTTATGCGTGAAATTCTCAAACAGCTATACAGGCCCAGGCATAAGCACAAAATAGAATGATGAATCTAATTTTCATCTGCTTCTGAGTGAAATTCTTGGACACCAATTAAGGCTCAGGCATAAGAAGGGAATAGAAAAATAGCAATAAAAATCCCAGTCTAGAGAGAAGAAAAGTTGACTGTTATTGCCTTGGCTGCAGTGTTAGCCAGGTTTGACAGCATTATGTCTTTATAAGGCTCAGGACTAATAAGCGAATAGAAAATCTGATTTTCATCTGCTTCTGGGAAAATTCTTGAACAGGcataagaagggaaaaaatcTGATTTACATCTGCTTCTGGAAAATTCTTCAACAGGCATAAGAAgggaatagaaaatatgaattgAATTTTCAACTGCTTCTGGTGAAATTCTTTAACACCAATAATGGCTCAGGCATAGGAAGAGAATAGAAATATAGCAGCAGATGTCTCATTCTAGAGAATAGAGGAGTTGGCTGTCATTGACTTGTCAGCACTCAGCAGCAGTAACCAGGTTTAACAGTGTTAGATCCTTCCACCAAGAgattaataaaacattttatagttGAGCATATTGGGTTATcctcatcatcctcatccatctttattccaattatTTGGAGTCAGCTGCATAAATCCTTATCCACCATGGTCTGCTAGCCTTCTATTAGACCATGTAATGCCACTTTTTTCAGTCATCACTATCTGATCTTGTTGTTTTCAATCTGTGCCAGAACACCTCTAGTTATGCATCTTTGGAGCACAAGATGTGACCTTCTTAATTACTTAGCCTCTATCATATCATCTTGAGGGTTCTCTTAGGCTTCCTATTGTGGATCATCCTGATATTATCCATCTTACTCATTTC
It contains:
- the LOC100253124 gene encoding protein GAMETE EXPRESSED 3 isoform X4, whose amino-acid sequence is MHHHFQIYLVAENRVMKINPSNIGTTESAAEVFFGPEPGQEVSGEIIGLSVSTSSSSVFINVKNRGLFAYSLDGHLRWSAGPVLYRFGYRQGCKQNVKDCYFSSIPVIDRCEASIYMSNTEGEIYSLSVRSPQFKWIQDFSSFDKVFTITPGNNGCLYVTVPVRVLVLALDVTTGNILWQRNTGPLSTTECAPVVDSNGWISIGSLDGFLYSFSPTGSLKKFPRAAVLDSVVQVSPLLDCSGYAVYISQTEMEEKISHVTGEYTCISALKPRNVVFTMLAPSTGSTYWSESYPGKFSSLLVETDLQNFVLDESVLLAFVAASKIGNPLPCRTTYQKLAASCSEARPKYLSIYTGNERAILLFLLFESAVLVLLAGLVRFCCIFWRKKKLQGQDLGKFLEKRHSLRLQKKEFDRTITELEKKAAEEASTSAVLEKLGDLVQEREGIQRKLSTTYSLGRDVTGLHRKTLLPLYDGKTRSYSFQGAKKESVTIFHTVSDASSGESYSDREISWHSFEDKESAAKAKAKAKAKAPIADGSSSDDRICKEDYLGSSSEPASSSTSSMSPLFMEKPFEELREVKPA